The genomic window CGCGACTGGGCGGTTTGCCTGATAGAAAAATTCATTGTTCGGTGCTTGGAGATAAGGCGTTACAAGCCGCGATTAATGATTACTTTAGAAAAACCGGCCAGCACCAGAGAGTTTTGACGGCTGGTGCCAAAATCATTGACCATAAGTTGAATATCACCGACAAAGACATTGAGGAAGCCGTACTTGAGGGCGCCCACACTTTGGAAGACGTTCAGAAGAAATTAAAAGTAGGAGTGGGAGACCCGAAAGCAATCCCGGATATTGAAGAGCTTATCAGATTCTATACCGAAAAGTATTGTCTAGAATAATTTTAAAGCTGAAATTTATGCCTAAACCAAAAATAGACAAGGAGCTATGTATTGGCTGTGGAACTTGCGTAGCTATTGCCGGTAAAACCTTCAGAATGAATGACGAAGGCAAGGCCGAGGTGTATAATGAAACAGGGGACGATGAACAAACAATCAAAATGGCTTGTGATTCCTGCCCGGTTATTGCTATTTCTCTAATTGATTAATTAATATGAATTTTGAAGAATACCAGACCGCCAGCCGAAAAACCGTGATTTATCCAAACCCGGGTCATAATTTTATTTATCCGACTTTGGGGTTGGCCGGCGAAGCCGGGGAAGTGGCGGAAAAAGTAAAAAAACTAATCAGAGACAATAACAGCGAAATTGACGAGCAAAAAAAACAGGAAATTGAAAAAGAATTGGGAGATGTTTTGTGGTATGTATCCCAACTCGCAACCGAGTTCGGCCTGTCTCTGGATCAAATCGCGAATAAAAATATAGAAAAATTGTATTCACGACTGGATCGCGGGGTTATTGGCGGCAGTGGTGATAACCGTTAAATTTATGTCCGGTAAGTTATATATAGTTGCCACTCCAATTGGCAATCTGGATGATATTACACTGCGAGCTTTGGAAACATTGAAAAGTGTTGATTTTATTTTATGCGAAGACACGCGGGTGACCAAAAATCTGCTTAATCATTATGAAATCAACCGGCCACTGATAAGTTATCATCAGCACAGTGATGCAAAAAAATTGCACGAAATTATTGAGTTATTGAATGAAGGTAAAAATCTAGCTTTGGTGACCGATGCCGGCACGCCGGGCATAAGCGACCCGGGCAATTTATTAATCAGGGATTTGGTAAATAAAAACCAACAAATTGAAATAATTCCCATTCCTGGTCCAAACGCCGCTATTTCCGCCTTAAGCATTTCCGGATTTCCGACCGACAAATTTGTTTTTATGGGTTTTCCTCCGCATAAAAATAAACGGCAAAAATACTTTAAAGAAGTGGCGAGCATGGATTATACGGTTGTATTTTATGAATCAAGCCATAGAATTACAAAATGCCTGAATGAATTAAAGGAATATTTAAAACCGGAAACAAAGTTGGTAATCTGCCGCGAACTGACAAAAAAGTTTGAAAGTACTTACCGGGGCACAATAGAACAAATTTTACAAATGAATATCCCGGAAAAAGGGGAGTTTGTTTTAGTAATATCATAAATATGCAAGAAAAATTTTATCTCACGACCTCAATTCCTTATGCCAACGCGGATCCGCACATCGGTTTTGTGGCTTTGGAACTGTTAAAGGCGGACATAATGGCACGGTATCAGCGACTTTTAGGGAAAGACGTGTATTTTTTAACCGGCACCGATGAACACGGCCAAAAGATCTATAAAACCGCCAAAGTCGCCGGCCAGCCGGTTGAAAAGTTTGCCGCCGAAAAATCCGCCATGTTTCAAAATTTGGCCGATCAATGGAATATTTCCAATGATGATTTTATCCGCACCACTGAAGAGCGGCACATGGAGCGCGCGCAAAAATTTTGGCAAATAGCCCAGGAAAGCGGGGATATCTACAAAAAAGAATATTCCGGTTTATACTGCATGGGCTGTGAAGCGTTTAAAACGGAAAAGGATTTGGTGGACGGCAAGTGTCCAGATCATCCGAATTTAACTTTGGAAGTTGTTAAAGAAGAAAATTATTTTTTCCGGCTTTCCAAATATCAGGAACCGTTGGAATTTTTATTTAAGGAAAAACCAGATTTTGTTTATCCGGAAGTGAAGTATAACGAGATAAAAAATATTTTAAAAAGCGGTTTGGAAGATATCAGCATCTCCAGATCAAAAGAAAAATTGCCGTGGGGCGTGCCAGTGCCCGGTGATGATTCGCAGGTAATGTATGTTTGGTTTGACGCGCTGACAAATTATATCACCGCTCTGGGCTGGGGTTCAGAAAATCAGAATTTATTTGATAAATATTGGCCCGCGGACGTGCATGTGGTTGGAAAAGATATTAATCGTTTTCACTCGCTTTTGTGGCCGGCGATGCTCATGTCCGTTGGATTGGAACTGCCCAAACAAATTGCCGTTCATGGTTTTATTTACGTTGACGGACAAAAAATGAGCAAAACAGTCGGCAATGTCATCAATCCGGTTGAACTTACCGACAAATATCCGCTGGATGCTCTGCGTTACTTTTTTGCCCGAGAAATCCCTTTTGACAATGACGGTGATTTTTCCTACGCGAAATTCGAAGAAAGATATAACGCCGACCTGGCTAATGGCATCGGCAATTTAACCAATCGCATCTTGGTCATGATTGAAAAATATTGCGATTCAGTCGTCCCGGATATGACTAAAACTGATAAAGATTTGATAAAGTTTTTATCTAAAGATGTTTGGCCGGAATACGTAAAAAATATGACTGTCTGGCGTTTTGACAAGGCCCTGGATGCAGTGTGGAAATTTTTGTCTTACTGCGATCAGCTTATAACTGAAAAGCAACCCTGGGCTTTAATTAAAGCCGGAAAAACAGAAGAAGTGCAAAATTTATTGCATCACTTGGCCGAGGCCTTGCGTCATATTGCCGTAATGATTTGGCCGGTTATGCCTGAAACCGCAGAAAAAATATTTGTCCAGCTTGGTTTGGATATATCAAAAGAACTGGGCAAACAGCTGGATGAACAGAAAAATTGGGTGCCGATTTTAGTGGGCAACAAAATTCAAAAACCGGAAGCATTATTTCCGCGATTAAATTAATATTTATGTCCTATCTTGATATCGCCCTTATAGTAATCATTGCCGGTTTTGCCCTGGCCGGATTATGGTATGGCTTGGTACATGCGGTATTATCCCTGATAGGAACTATTGTCGGAATTTATATCGCCACCAGATTATACGAACCGGTCGCGACTTGGATTATACAATCAACCGGTTGGAATCAAAACTGGGCCAAAGTAATCTTTTTTATTCTGGTTTTTATAATTATCGTAAAATTAATTTCGGTTATCTTTTGGCTGGGCGAAAAAATTCTTGGTTTAGTCACAAAACTGCCGGGCATTAAGGGCTTGGACAAATTATTGGGTTTGCTTTTTGGCACCGCCGAAGGCGTGTTTTTCTTAGGTCTCATTTTATACTTTATCGCCAGATTTCCAATCAGCCCCTGGTTTATGGAGCAGATGGCCAATTCCTTTTTAGCACCGCCTTTGGTGCGAACGGTTACGCTTTTATTACCTCTTATTCCTGATGCTTTAAAAATGCTTCAAAGCACGGTGGATAAAATAATGTAAAAATATGTCTGAACTAAATGACATGATAATAACCCCGGAATCAAGGATTAGTTATGTAAAAACCACCTTGAAACATCTGCGCAATGACTATATTGAAGAAATTCCTACAGAAATAGTTGGGGGTAAAAAGATTACACATAAATGCCAAAAAAACTGGTTTCAAGGGGTCGTAGGTCTTATTGATCAAGTTTGTAAAATTTTAACATCAAAGCAACAAGTACCGCCCGATGATTTTGAAAATTTTTTTAAAAAATATACAAACATGAATTTTGTTTTGCAAACTTTGGTGACATCTGAAGACGTAGCCGCCGGTAATAAAGTTCTGGATTTGGCTATAGAGGAGATGGAGAAGATAAAATAATTATGTTGATTGACACTCACTGTCACATTCAATTTAATGCCTATAAAGATGATGCCGACGAGGTTTTAAAACGCTGCCAAGAAAAAGGCATGGTTTTGAATGCAGTTGGTTCACAACGCGATACCAGCTTGCGGGCAGTTGAATACGCCGAAAAGTATGATTTTATTTATGCCACGGTGGGTCTGCACCCAATTCATACGCATGAAAACGAAGTTGATGAAGAAGAAATAAAATTTAAATCAAGAGAAGAGGATTTTGATTATGGGTTTTATAAAAAATTAGCTTCTCATCCCAAAGTGATCGCGATAGGGGAATGCGGGCTTGAACTTTATCACGTACCGGAAAATATAGATAAAGAAAAGTTTTTGGAAAAACAAAAAGAGATTTTTTTGGCGCAAATTCAATTAGCCCAAGAATTAGATCTGCCTCTTGTTATCCACGTCAGGGACGCACATAAAGAAATAATTGAAATTTTAGAAAAACAACAAAATTTGAAAGGCGTTGTCCATTGCTATACCAGTAATTGGGAAAATGCCCAAAAATATTTGGACATGGGATTGTATCTTGGATTTACCGGCGTCATCACTTTTCCGCCTAAGAAAACCGACCCACAATCACAGATTGATTTACTGGAAGTTGTTAAAAATTGCCCTTCGGATCGTATTTTAATTGAAACTGACGCGCCCTATCTCGCTCCCCAGGCCTACCGCGGCCAAAGATGCGAACCGTGGATGGTGGAAGAAGTGGCCAAAAAGATTGCAGAAACTCGCGGACAACCCTTGGCAGACATTGAAAATATTGTATTTGGCAACGCGAAAAAGCTGTTCATAAAAATCCCTTGACTTGTCAGGGGATTTTTAGTAAAATATGGTCGCCCTTAAAAAACTATCTATGGACGAACAGAAACCGCAAAAAACTACCAGCCGCGAATACTATCTGTTTGCGTTTAAGATACTTGGCGATTTCGGCATCTCAATTGCAGTTCCGGTAGTCCTATTCGTCATAATCGGCCATTATTTAGACGGCAGATACAACACAACACCGTTATTTACAATCCTGGGCTTTGTCCTCGCCGCTCTTATCACTATAAAGATTATAAAAAACAAAGCCACTTTATACGGAGCCGAGTATAAAAGAATGAACGATAAAAAATAATATATGCAATTGCCTACATTGTCAGCGGAAGTCCTTTTCCACATTGGGCCGCTGCCAATCACTAATACAATTTTAAATGTCTGGATTGCAATCGCAATTTTTCTAATAGTAGGTTTGATTTTACGCAAAAAAATAAATTTAAAACCGGGCAAATTACAAAATTTTTGGGAATATTTTTTGGAAATTTTATTGGGATATTTTGATCAGGTAACCGGCGATCGCAAAAAAACACTGAAGTTTCTGCCGCTGGTCGGTTCGGTTTTCTTCTTTATTCTGCTCTCAAACTGGATGGGTCTTCTTCCCGGTACCGGCAGTATTCATATTGGTGAAGCGCCGCTGCTCCGCCCGGCCAACACCGATCTAAACCTCACCGCGGCCATGGCTATTTCTTCGGTGGTAATTTCTCATATTTTCGGGCTGATCACAGTCGGATTTTTTACCTATATCAACAAATTCATCCAGATTGGCACGTTTATCAAAAGCTTGCGCAAAGGGCCGGTGGCGATTTTTACCGCGATTATAGGATTAGCCGTGGGGCTTATAGAGATTATCAGCGAATTTGCTAAGGTTTTATCACTGTCATTAAGGTTGTTCGGCAATCTGTTTGCCGGAGAGGTCCTGATAACCGTTATCAGCAGCATTATTGCTCTACTACTCCCAACACCGTTTATGGTGCTGGAAATGTTGGTCGGTTTAATTCAGGCCAGTGTATTTACCATGCTAACTTTAGTATATTTAACAGTTGCCACATCACCGCCGCACGGCGAACATGCTGAAACGGAACACGCGCATTAATTTTTTTATTTATTAATCATATTATTTTTCCTTCGTCTGAAAAATAATATTAAGAAAGGTCAAAAAATATATAAGTTGTATATATTCTAATTCGTTCGGAAAAAGTTAAACACATTTAACTTTTTCTCTCACTCATTACGAATATGGATCACGCATCAATCGTGACATTAGCAAAAGGTATAACCATGGCTATCGGCGGTTTTGCGCCGGCTCTAGCCATTGGTATGCTGGTTGCCAAGGCCATGGAAGCCATTGGCCGCAATCCGGAGGCCTCTGACAAATTATTCGTGCCAATGCTCTTGGGCGCCGCTTTTGCCGAGTCAATTGCCATCTATTCTTTGGTTGTAGTGTTTACTTTGTAATTTTCCCGGCCAGATCTATAAAGGTCTGGCTTGATAAAATTATTTAAAAGAAAAGATATGATATTTATCAACACAGCTTTAGCCGCGGGTGCGGAGGCAGCAGCCGAGGCCACTTCGTCAAGTGAAGGCGTTTTAGCTTCTCTTGGCATAAATGGCACCTTGTTTATTTTTCAGCTGATCAACTTTGCCGTTGTAGCCATAATTTTGTGGTTTTTGATTTTAAAGCCGTTGACCAAAAAAATGGCCGAACGCCAAAAAATGATTGACCAAAGTATTGATAATGCCAAAAAAATTGAAGCCAATTTAATCATGAGCGATAAAAAATATCAGGAACGCATTGATCAGGCCAAAGTTGAAGCCAATAAAGTGATAGACAAAACCCAGGCCGAGGCCTCTAAACTAGGTGAAGAATTAAAAGCCAAATCAAAAAAAGAAATTGAGGGCTTGATTGATCAGGCCAAAAAGAACATTAAAGTTGAACGGGAAGAAATGCTGGGTGAGGTAAAAAAAGAGGCAGTCAATCTGGTGATTGAGGCCATTGCCAAAATTTTACCGGAAAAAATGGATGGGACTAAGGATCATAAATTAATTGAGGAAACAATCAAAAGCTTGAAGTAAAATTATATGGGCTACGCCCATATAAGCTCATTCGTTCGAAAATGAAAATAAATTTTCATTTTGCTCACTCATTTCGCTTATGAAAAAAACCAGCAATAAACAATACGCCAAAGCGCTTTTTGAAGCGACCAAAGGTATGTCAGCCCATAATCTGACTGAAATTGTGAATAGTTTTTTGGGTATTTTGCAAAGAGATCACCGCTTAAAAAAAATTGAGTACATTATTGAAGAATTCGTAAAGTATTCAAAAAAGGCCGGAGGGATAAAAGAAATTGAAGTTGAATCGGCGCGCAAATTAGAACCGGTCACAATTGAGAAAATACGAAAGGTTTTTGGCGCCAAATCGGAAATTACCGAAACAATAAATAAGGACTTAATCGGCGGCTTGCGCCTGAAAGTTGATGATGTGATTTTAGACGCCAGCATAAAAAATCAATTACAAAGATTAAAACAAACATTAACTAAATAGATATGTCTACAAATTCCATAGTAGAGGAACTACGAAAAAATATTGCCCAATTTCAAAAAGAAGTTGCCAAAGAAGAAACCGGCAAAGTTATTGAAGTTGGCGACGGCATTGCCCGCGTTTCCGGCTTAACCAAATGCCAGGCCAGTGAAATGATTGAATTTCCGGGCGGAACCTTTGGTTTAGCTTTGAATCTTGAGGAAGAAACCATTGGTTGTGTGCTTTTGGGTGAATACGAACACATTAAAGAAGGGGATATTGTCAAAAGAACCGGCAGAATTTTGTCCGTACCGGTGGGCGAAGAGTTAATCGGCCGCGTGGTCAACCCATTGGGTTTGGCTATTGATGGTGGCAAGGAATTAAAAACCAGCAAATTTTATCCGATTGAAAAAATCGCTCCGGGCGTTATGGCCCGCCAGCGGGTAAGCCAACCTGTCCAAACCGGTATCAAAGCCATTGACGCTATGATCCCAATCGGACGCGGACAGCGCGAACTTATAATCGGCGACCGTCAAACCGGCAAAACCGCCGTGGCCATCGACACTATCATCAACCAAAAAGGCAAAGACATGATTTGTGTGTATGTTGCCATTGGTCAAAAAGAATCAAAGGTTGCCCGCATTGTGGCCAAACTCAAAGAGACCGGCGCCATGGATTACACCATCGTGGTTGTTGCTGGCGCTTCCCAGCCCGCTTCTTTGTCATACATTGCCCCATACGCCGGCGTGGCTATGGCTGAATATTTTATGGATCAAGGCAAGGATGTGTTGTGCGTATATGACGACTTATCCAAACAGGCCTGGGCCTATCGTGAAATTTCACTATTGCTTCGCCGACCACCGGGACGCGAGGCCTACCCCGGCGATGTATTCTACTTACACTCTCGTTTGCTTGAACGTGCTTGCCGACGAAACAAAGAAGCAGGCGGTGGCTCAATCACCGCTTTGCCAATAATTGAAACCCAGGCCGGTGATGTGACTGCGTATATTCCAACCAATGTGATTTCCATTACCGATGGTCAAATTTTCTTGGAAACAGATTTATTCTTTCGCGGCATTCGTCCGGCTTTAAACGTCGGCATTTCCGTATCGCGCGTCGGCGGCGATGCTCAAATCAAACCAATGAAAAAAGTTGCCGGCAAGTTAAAATTGGCTATGGCCCAATTTAGAGAACTTGAGGCCTTTGCCCAATTTGCCAGCGACTTGGATCCGGAAACCAAAAAGCAAATCAGTCGCGGACAGCGCATTACTGAATTACTAAAACAACCACAATATCAGCCGGTGCCGGTTGAAAATCAGGTGGTTGCCATTTACGCCGTAAATAATGGCTACTTTGATTCTGTTGAAGTTAAAGATGTGCCGGTTGCGGAAAAAAAGCTGGCTGATTTCATGAATAAATACAAAAAACCATTACTGGAAAAAATCGCCAAAGGCGAATGGGATGAAAAAGTTGAGGCCGAATTAAAATCGGCCTGTGAGGAGTTTAAAAAGTAAACTATGGGGGTAAATACCAAAGCAATCAAGCGCAGAATAAAATCAGTCGGCAGTATTGAGAAAATCACCAAAGCCATGGAAATGGTTGCCGCCGCCAAAATGCGCAAAGCCGTATCAGCCGCGTTAGATACCAGAACCTATGCGACTCTGGCTTGGGATTTGCTGGTAAATTTATCAATCACCCAGAAAGCAGTTTTGCCTTTATTGGATATTCGGCCGGTAAAAAAATTACTGATTATTTTGATCACCTCAAATAGGGGCATGTGCGGCAGTTTTAATTCAAATATTATCAGAAAAACCGCCGAGCAATTAAAGAATCCACAAAATATCAGCAAACAAAGAATAAAAGGCGTGGATGTCAAACCCAGTGAAAAAGTTGAAGTTGACGTGGTTGGAATTGGCAAGAAAGGCGCGGATTTTGCCAAAAAGATGGGAGCAAATTTAATCGCGTCTTTTACCCAGCTTTCCGACACCCCCACCTTTGAAGATGTCATGCCGATTTCCCGAATGATTATAGAAGAATACGAAAAGAAAAATTACGACAAAGTGGTGGTGGCTTATACGGATTTTAAATCAACCATTGCGCAAGTGGCTAAATTGCGCCAGGTCTTGCCGATTTCCGAAGTTGATTTAGAAAAAATGATTAGTGAACTGGGGCAAAACAAACCTGAAGAAAAAGTAAAAGAAGATTCAAAGCAACTAGCTCTGCGCCATTATCTATTTGAACCGAACAAAGGTGAAGTTTTAAAAATT from Patescibacteria group bacterium includes these protein-coding regions:
- a CDS encoding ferredoxin, which codes for MPKPKIDKELCIGCGTCVAIAGKTFRMNDEGKAEVYNETGDDEQTIKMACDSCPVIAISLID
- a CDS encoding nucleoside triphosphate pyrophosphohydrolase family protein, giving the protein MNFEEYQTASRKTVIYPNPGHNFIYPTLGLAGEAGEVAEKVKKLIRDNNSEIDEQKKQEIEKELGDVLWYVSQLATEFGLSLDQIANKNIEKLYSRLDRGVIGGSGDNR
- the rsmI gene encoding 16S rRNA (cytidine(1402)-2'-O)-methyltransferase, giving the protein MSGKLYIVATPIGNLDDITLRALETLKSVDFILCEDTRVTKNLLNHYEINRPLISYHQHSDAKKLHEIIELLNEGKNLALVTDAGTPGISDPGNLLIRDLVNKNQQIEIIPIPGPNAAISALSISGFPTDKFVFMGFPPHKNKRQKYFKEVASMDYTVVFYESSHRITKCLNELKEYLKPETKLVICRELTKKFESTYRGTIEQILQMNIPEKGEFVLVIS
- the metG gene encoding methionine--tRNA ligase, whose amino-acid sequence is MQEKFYLTTSIPYANADPHIGFVALELLKADIMARYQRLLGKDVYFLTGTDEHGQKIYKTAKVAGQPVEKFAAEKSAMFQNLADQWNISNDDFIRTTEERHMERAQKFWQIAQESGDIYKKEYSGLYCMGCEAFKTEKDLVDGKCPDHPNLTLEVVKEENYFFRLSKYQEPLEFLFKEKPDFVYPEVKYNEIKNILKSGLEDISISRSKEKLPWGVPVPGDDSQVMYVWFDALTNYITALGWGSENQNLFDKYWPADVHVVGKDINRFHSLLWPAMLMSVGLELPKQIAVHGFIYVDGQKMSKTVGNVINPVELTDKYPLDALRYFFAREIPFDNDGDFSYAKFEERYNADLANGIGNLTNRILVMIEKYCDSVVPDMTKTDKDLIKFLSKDVWPEYVKNMTVWRFDKALDAVWKFLSYCDQLITEKQPWALIKAGKTEEVQNLLHHLAEALRHIAVMIWPVMPETAEKIFVQLGLDISKELGKQLDEQKNWVPILVGNKIQKPEALFPRLN
- a CDS encoding CvpA family protein — protein: MSYLDIALIVIIAGFALAGLWYGLVHAVLSLIGTIVGIYIATRLYEPVATWIIQSTGWNQNWAKVIFFILVFIIIVKLISVIFWLGEKILGLVTKLPGIKGLDKLLGLLFGTAEGVFFLGLILYFIARFPISPWFMEQMANSFLAPPLVRTVTLLLPLIPDALKMLQSTVDKIM
- a CDS encoding TatD family hydrolase, which produces MLIDTHCHIQFNAYKDDADEVLKRCQEKGMVLNAVGSQRDTSLRAVEYAEKYDFIYATVGLHPIHTHENEVDEEEIKFKSREEDFDYGFYKKLASHPKVIAIGECGLELYHVPENIDKEKFLEKQKEIFLAQIQLAQELDLPLVIHVRDAHKEIIEILEKQQNLKGVVHCYTSNWENAQKYLDMGLYLGFTGVITFPPKKTDPQSQIDLLEVVKNCPSDRILIETDAPYLAPQAYRGQRCEPWMVEEVAKKIAETRGQPLADIENIVFGNAKKLFIKIP
- a CDS encoding AtpZ/AtpI family protein; translation: MVALKKLSMDEQKPQKTTSREYYLFAFKILGDFGISIAVPVVLFVIIGHYLDGRYNTTPLFTILGFVLAALITIKIIKNKATLYGAEYKRMNDKK
- the atpB gene encoding F0F1 ATP synthase subunit A; protein product: MQLPTLSAEVLFHIGPLPITNTILNVWIAIAIFLIVGLILRKKINLKPGKLQNFWEYFLEILLGYFDQVTGDRKKTLKFLPLVGSVFFFILLSNWMGLLPGTGSIHIGEAPLLRPANTDLNLTAAMAISSVVISHIFGLITVGFFTYINKFIQIGTFIKSLRKGPVAIFTAIIGLAVGLIEIISEFAKVLSLSLRLFGNLFAGEVLITVISSIIALLLPTPFMVLEMLVGLIQASVFTMLTLVYLTVATSPPHGEHAETEHAH
- a CDS encoding ATP synthase F0 subunit C, encoding MDHASIVTLAKGITMAIGGFAPALAIGMLVAKAMEAIGRNPEASDKLFVPMLLGAAFAESIAIYSLVVVFTL
- the atpF gene encoding F0F1 ATP synthase subunit B yields the protein MIFINTALAAGAEAAAEATSSSEGVLASLGINGTLFIFQLINFAVVAIILWFLILKPLTKKMAERQKMIDQSIDNAKKIEANLIMSDKKYQERIDQAKVEANKVIDKTQAEASKLGEELKAKSKKEIEGLIDQAKKNIKVEREEMLGEVKKEAVNLVIEAIAKILPEKMDGTKDHKLIEETIKSLK
- a CDS encoding F0F1 ATP synthase subunit delta gives rise to the protein MKKTSNKQYAKALFEATKGMSAHNLTEIVNSFLGILQRDHRLKKIEYIIEEFVKYSKKAGGIKEIEVESARKLEPVTIEKIRKVFGAKSEITETINKDLIGGLRLKVDDVILDASIKNQLQRLKQTLTK
- the atpA gene encoding F0F1 ATP synthase subunit alpha; this translates as MSTNSIVEELRKNIAQFQKEVAKEETGKVIEVGDGIARVSGLTKCQASEMIEFPGGTFGLALNLEEETIGCVLLGEYEHIKEGDIVKRTGRILSVPVGEELIGRVVNPLGLAIDGGKELKTSKFYPIEKIAPGVMARQRVSQPVQTGIKAIDAMIPIGRGQRELIIGDRQTGKTAVAIDTIINQKGKDMICVYVAIGQKESKVARIVAKLKETGAMDYTIVVVAGASQPASLSYIAPYAGVAMAEYFMDQGKDVLCVYDDLSKQAWAYREISLLLRRPPGREAYPGDVFYLHSRLLERACRRNKEAGGGSITALPIIETQAGDVTAYIPTNVISITDGQIFLETDLFFRGIRPALNVGISVSRVGGDAQIKPMKKVAGKLKLAMAQFRELEAFAQFASDLDPETKKQISRGQRITELLKQPQYQPVPVENQVVAIYAVNNGYFDSVEVKDVPVAEKKLADFMNKYKKPLLEKIAKGEWDEKVEAELKSACEEFKK
- the atpG gene encoding ATP synthase F1 subunit gamma → MGVNTKAIKRRIKSVGSIEKITKAMEMVAAAKMRKAVSAALDTRTYATLAWDLLVNLSITQKAVLPLLDIRPVKKLLIILITSNRGMCGSFNSNIIRKTAEQLKNPQNISKQRIKGVDVKPSEKVEVDVVGIGKKGADFAKKMGANLIASFTQLSDTPTFEDVMPISRMIIEEYEKKNYDKVVVAYTDFKSTIAQVAKLRQVLPISEVDLEKMISELGQNKPEEKVKEDSKQLALRHYLFEPNKGEVLKIILPRLVETQIYQAMLESNASEHSARMMAMRNAADAADDIIKELELNFNKARQASITQEIAEISGGAAALG